A genomic window from Ilyobacter polytropus DSM 2926 includes:
- the cbiG gene encoding cobalt-precorrin 5A hydrolase — translation MKWAVISVTEKAVEKAMEVAKKIDCDIYTLPKYSVEGTIPFENGFKKGVGNIFSEYKTLLFIMASGIVVRTIAPLIKSKDIDPGILVMDEKGNFVTSLLSGHLGGANTACETIAQAVGAVPVISTASDVSGKTAVDTLAMAIKGKMDSLEKAKHVTSLIVGGEKVSLKLPDNVTISEDNSAGVIVLSNRKEVKVSQIIPQNIVVGVGCRRGTPKETIIEAVEKAMCEANLHMDSIRIFATVDLKGDEKGLLETVKHYGRELTVISRDKILPIEDNFEGSDFVKKSIGVKSVSAPCAFLASESKGKFITEKMRQAGVTVSIYEEEIRRDG, via the coding sequence ATGAAATGGGCTGTTATAAGTGTCACTGAAAAAGCAGTGGAAAAAGCTATGGAAGTTGCAAAAAAAATTGATTGTGATATCTATACTCTTCCTAAATACTCTGTAGAAGGAACTATTCCCTTTGAAAATGGATTCAAAAAAGGAGTTGGCAATATTTTTTCAGAATATAAGACACTTCTCTTTATAATGGCTAGTGGAATTGTAGTGAGAACCATCGCTCCCTTAATAAAGAGTAAGGACATAGATCCAGGAATACTGGTCATGGATGAAAAGGGAAATTTTGTAACTTCCCTTTTATCGGGCCATTTAGGAGGAGCAAATACAGCTTGTGAAACTATAGCCCAAGCTGTGGGTGCAGTACCTGTAATATCTACAGCCTCTGATGTTTCAGGAAAAACTGCTGTAGATACCCTTGCTATGGCGATAAAAGGAAAAATGGACAGTTTGGAAAAAGCTAAGCATGTAACTTCTCTTATTGTTGGAGGAGAAAAAGTAAGTCTTAAACTTCCTGATAACGTAACTATTTCAGAGGATAATTCAGCTGGGGTAATTGTTCTCTCTAACAGGAAAGAAGTAAAAGTCAGCCAGATTATACCCCAGAATATAGTTGTTGGAGTGGGCTGCAGGCGGGGGACACCTAAAGAAACCATCATAGAAGCTGTTGAAAAAGCGATGTGTGAAGCCAATCTTCATATGGACAGTATAAGAATATTTGCAACTGTGGATTTGAAGGGAGACGAAAAAGGGCTCTTGGAAACGGTAAAACATTACGGCAGAGAACTAACTGTGATCTCGAGAGATAAGATACTTCCTATTGAGGATAATTTTGAAGGATCGGATTTTGTAAAAAAGAGTATAGGAGTTAAGTCTGTATCTGCACCCTGTGCTTTTCTGGCCTCTGAATCTAAGGGGAAGTTTATAACTGAAAAGATGAGACAGGCTGGGGTAACAGTATCAATATATGAAGAGGAGATAAGAAGAGATGGGTAA
- the cobJ gene encoding precorrin-3B C(17)-methyltransferase yields MGKIYVIGIGPGNKENMTFRAYKAMEDSDIIVGHKTYINLVEDLFVGKETFRSAMKKEIERCQETLNFAKNGKTVALISSGDAGVYGMAGIMLEVAADSGIEVEVIPGVTSANASAAVVGAPVMHDHATISLSDLLTDWDLITKRIKLASEGDFIISYYNPKSFGRQTQIVEAWEIMLKYKKKDTLVAIVRNTGREGQEYELTTLENMLEHEINMFTTVIVGNSKTFIKGGKMITPRGYKV; encoded by the coding sequence ATGGGTAAAATTTATGTAATCGGTATAGGTCCTGGAAACAAGGAAAACATGACTTTCAGAGCATATAAGGCTATGGAAGATTCAGATATAATCGTAGGACACAAGACATATATAAATCTTGTAGAAGACTTGTTTGTAGGTAAAGAGACATTTAGATCTGCAATGAAAAAAGAGATAGAAAGATGTCAGGAAACTCTAAACTTTGCAAAGAATGGGAAAACAGTTGCTCTTATAAGCTCTGGAGACGCCGGAGTATATGGTATGGCAGGAATAATGCTAGAAGTAGCTGCAGACAGCGGTATAGAGGTGGAAGTAATACCAGGAGTAACATCTGCTAATGCTTCAGCAGCTGTAGTAGGAGCTCCAGTAATGCACGACCACGCAACTATAAGTCTAAGTGACCTTCTTACTGATTGGGACCTTATTACAAAGAGGATAAAACTTGCCTCTGAAGGAGATTTTATAATTTCTTATTATAATCCTAAAAGTTTCGGAAGACAGACTCAGATAGTCGAAGCATGGGAGATCATGTTGAAATACAAGAAAAAAGATACTCTGGTTGCTATAGTTAGAAATACTGGAAGAGAGGGACAAGAGTACGAACTTACTACCCTTGAAAATATGCTTGAGCATGAGATAAATATGTTTACTACAGTAATTGTTGGAAATTCTAAGACCTTTATAAAAGGTGGTAAAATGATAACTCCTAGGGGATATAAGGTCTAA
- the cobK gene encoding precorrin-6A reductase has product MIWIIGGTKDSRDIINKLGDIEIIVSTATEYGKKLLKGLNVVSEPMNKDEMRKFIRANRVDLVLDASHPYAVNVSQNAIEASTAEGIDYLRFEREMLNYDGGVKFTSMEELTKYLGGLKEKILVTLGSNNLSYFKDISNLENIYFRILPVKESLEKAEKAGILPKQLIAVQGPFSKAFNTAIYKNYEIKYVVTKESGSTGGELEKIEAAADCRVKPIILSRPEIDYPWKTGNIDQIIKKVMEYEEA; this is encoded by the coding sequence ATGATCTGGATTATAGGGGGGACCAAAGATTCTAGGGACATAATAAACAAGCTTGGGGACATTGAAATAATAGTGTCTACAGCTACAGAATATGGAAAGAAATTGTTAAAAGGACTGAATGTTGTATCTGAACCTATGAATAAGGATGAGATGCGAAAGTTTATAAGGGCAAATAGGGTGGATCTGGTGCTCGACGCCAGCCATCCATATGCAGTAAATGTATCTCAAAATGCTATAGAGGCTTCTACGGCTGAGGGTATAGATTACCTAAGATTTGAGAGAGAGATGCTTAATTATGACGGAGGAGTGAAATTTACTTCAATGGAAGAACTAACAAAGTACTTGGGAGGTCTAAAAGAGAAGATATTAGTCACTCTTGGAAGCAACAATCTAAGTTACTTTAAGGATATATCCAATTTGGAAAATATCTACTTTAGAATACTTCCTGTGAAAGAGTCTCTTGAAAAGGCGGAAAAAGCGGGGATACTCCCAAAACAGCTTATAGCTGTTCAGGGACCTTTTTCAAAGGCGTTTAACACAGCTATTTATAAAAATTATGAGATAAAGTATGTAGTCACAAAAGAAAGTGGATCTACAGGAGGAGAGCTAGAAAAGATAGAGGCTGCTGCAGACTGCAGAGTAAAACCTATCATATTATCTAGACCTGAAATAGATTATCCTTGGAAAACTGGTAATATAGACCAAATAATAAAAAAGGTGATGGAATATGAAGAAGCATAA